TGCATCATAGTCTTTCATACAAGAGGAGCTATCACCCTCATTACAGGGTAATAAGCCGTGAATGGTTCGAAAGACTCATAGGAATCACATACTGATCTGTTTCTCTGCATACTGCGTTTGTTCCGTTCTCCTAGTTTGCTTCTGTTATTAGTGAGTAATGAGGTGATTCTTTCGAATGCTTAGTTGCTTTCGTTCTGCTTGTCTGTGCTCAGGAGGATGTGTTTTTCTAGATTGGAGACTCAGGTGAGATGTGGGGGAATCTTCTAGATCTGACGTTTTCAGAAGGCGGAGCGCCAAGAAATGAAGAGTATCCAGACAGCCAACCTACAAGTTCACGAAACGCTTTGTTTGAGCCTAGTTCATCCGTATTCGCATTTCCCGCAGACGAAAAATCCGAAAGCGGATTATCCGTAGCCGGAAAACCCGCCTCTACTAAATAATGATATTACTAAAGGATACTTCGTATCCAGCAAGCTCGATTTATGACATATAAGCACCGGTGAAAATGTCTGAATAAAGAAGAGATCTGCAATCGAAGGGAAGCCCAAAATCGGAAGTTATTGCTGCTTTTTCGACAGCCCGCTGGTGATTGCATAGGATACTAGAGCTGTCGATAATAGTAAGGAAACAGTTCAGATAATCCCCTTTTCTTGAGTCTCTATTCAAGGAAGATCCGCACTTGAAGGATTCATCTCCTGAAGGTGTTTTCGAAAAGCTTTCTCTATCCAATAGTTCCAGCAAAGAGTGACCAGTTATTTTATCGAGATACTTCCTTCTTGCAAAATGGAAATTGCTAGAAACAACTGGTTCTGGCTGCGAGCGCTTTTGCATCTTGGGTGCCACTGCAGGTTTACTCTTCGGTGAAGTACGTCTATAATAAGATTTCGTACTTCGAGAATGGAGAGCAAAAGGAAATGATATACGGGGTAACGATCGATTGCGATGAAAACCATTTCATCCTGAATTATGATACCCCTCTTTCTACCCCTCAACACTGAGCTCACCTCAGACATGATGTTCCGTCAGCAATTCTCAGTGATGATGTACATATTCCTGAATTCGATGTTATCCTTCATTTATGATGCAATTGACCTGCAAGAGCAGATGAATACGAAGCAATACGGATTTGGTACTTTCAAATACGAGAGACTGTATTCCGTAGATGGAAAGAATGGAACGTATACTGGAACAAAAGTCGCTTTATACAATGAGGACGGAGAGTTGTCGATGTACTGGATGATTGATCCAAACATTCCTTTCGCTCTTAAAACCTACATGGGCGACGATTACGAGGATGATTCTACTACAATTACTTTTTGCGACTATGCCCTCAGTTGATTGAGGATTCAATCAGAAGGAGTCTTCAGGCGCCTTTTTGTTTATAATAAATCAACGAGAGACCTGCCGAATGGAGTTCAGCAAGTCATAATTTCATCATGGTAGCTGATAGGAAATGACAGTTCAAGGAGGAAGGCATGGATTTAGCGAGAATTAGGCACGACTTACATGAGATTCCGGAGATTGGATTCAATGAGTTCAAGACTCAAGAGTACATTATGAATTTCCTGGATCGATTATCTGTTCCCTACGAAAAGGTTGCGGGTACCGGAATCCTGGCGGAGTGGAAGAAGGTTGAAGGCCCCTTCGCTCTATTTCGAGCCGATATGGATGCTCTTCCTGTTTTTGAAGAAACAGATGCTCCATTCAAATCTACTTATGAAGGTTTTATGCATGCTTGCGGCCATGATGTTCATATGACAATTCTCATTGGACTTATAGAGAGGGTAGTAAGAAACGATCTTAAGCGTAATTTTCTCTTTCTTTTCCAGCCGGCTGAAGAAGGCGGTGGCGGTGCTGCGAAATGCTTATCAAAATTGGAGCAATACGAGATAACCGAAGCCTGGGCACTGCACGTAAATGACGAATTCCCGGAAGGATCTGTTTACACAAAACCCGGCGTCCTCTTTGCATCGGCCTTCGAAATGGATTGCACTTTCAAGGGAAGGTCGGCACATGTTGCTTTCTATAAGCAGGGAAGAGACGCAATCGAAGGAGCCATGGACTTTCTTCATAGGGTCTATTCGGTAGATAGAGGAGATTCCGTACTCAGATTTGGACTCATGCAGGGGGGCAGGGTTAGAAATGTGGTGGCAGATTTCTGCACTCTTTATGGAACAGTTAGAACTAAAGCTTTTGAACTTTCTGAAAAAGCAATTCTGGAGCTCGAAGAGCTTGGGAAAGAAGTCGCTACCGAAAGAGGTCTTAAGTTCTCTCAGGAGATTGGTTCAAAGTATCCACAGGTTCTTGTAGACGGAGATCTTTACGATAAACTGTGCACCCTCGTCGATGTAAATCCGGTAGAAATGAAATACGTGGGGGAGGATTTTGGGGTGATCGCTATGAAATACCCTTCGGTACTTTTCTGGTTGGGTACAGGAAGAGGAGAACAGCATGGACTACATAATTCAAGGTTTTTGCCTGCTGACTCTGTTATAGAAAAGGGTGTTGAGGTTTTCTGGAAGGCAGCCAACAACTAGTCTACAGCTTTCGAAATCTTCCCTCTCGAAGCTCAAGCGAGAACTCGTTATCACTGTAGAGAGGGTCAGGTTTGGAGTTTTCTACCACCATAAAGACCGCTCCTGTTCTTATCTCAGCCCTTAAAGTGATTTCATCGAGTTTTTTGAATAGGAAGACGGGTGTGTTCATGTAGCTTCTGTGTATCGGGACGATAGATCTCGCTCCGATCTTCATTTGATTGAAAAGCTCTACGGTTATTCCCGGTAAGGCTACGGTGGAGATCATAGCATCGTACATAGCTTCTTCTTTGCAGCCATATCTACCGTCACCGATCACTATCCTCACATTGCTAAGGAGGTAGCGTCGCAAATTTCTCGAGGCAATTGATGCAACCGTCTTGTCGGTCTCCATTGAAACTACGCTTCCCTTTGTCAGCATTTTTCCAAGCAGACAAGCGCAGAAGCCGGTTCCAGTTCCAAGATCCAGTACCTTGTGGTCTTCGTGCAGTTTCAATTCTTCTATCATGCTTATCAAGAGAGATGGCTGAGTAGAAGTGGAGCAAATTTTCCCTGAGCTGGCAAGACTTACTAGCGCCCTGTCGGAGTAAGCCTCATCCGCTACTTCGGGGGAGACGAAATCCCCCCTGTCAAGTTCCATTAGGGCTGACTCCAGTCTGGGGTCGGTCAGGTAACCTGCTCTCTTCAGAAAACTCAGAAGCTCTCTCATGGAAAATCTGTCACACTCCTCTAGAACAAAAGATACTTAATGGCGTTTGCGACCACAATTATCAGCAGAATCCATCTCACAAAACCGCTGCCTTTTCTTATAGATAGCCTGGCAGCAAAGTAAGCACCAACAATATTTCCTGCTGCGAGAACCAGGCCGGGAATCCAATAGATCATTCCGTTAAGGATGAAGATCACCAGAGCAAAAACCGTGTAGATGAAGACGATAAGAATCTTCGTGAAATTCGTCCTCACAAGATCAAAGCCGTATGAAAAGGTAATCGCTCCAATCAGGAAGAAACCAACTCCCGCCTGTAAAAATCCCCCGTAGAAGCCCACACCGAAAAAGATTAGAGTTGAGAGGGCTCTCGAAGGTCTGGAAAAAGTGAGCCGCTTCGGTTTCAGTAACATAAGTAAAACTACGGCTAGGAGAGCTACTGCGATCACTTTCTCCAGCGCATCCTTGGGTATTGTCGAGACAAACATAGAACCTATGACTGAACCTATCGTTGCAGCCACTATCGCCGGAAGTATGGACTTGTCAAACCTCATACCCCCAGATCGAAAGGTCTTAACTCCTATACCGCTTTCAAATATCACGCCCAGTCTATTGGTTGCATTGGCAATGGGCGGCGGCAATCCTATCCACATAAGTACCGGGAGAGTGACCATTGAGCCGCCTCCCGCCATAACATTCATAAAACCAGCAACGGCACCCGCGATATAAATAATTGCGAACTGTAATACTGTCATTTATCACTTCATCAACTAGATGGGAGAGTTGTTCGAGCCACCCATATTAATCTGCTTCATCAGCTTTTTCAGAGATGTCAAGAGAGAAGTGAATTCGCTTTGAGAAATGTTTACCTGATCGGCAATTTTCAGTGGAATGGCCAGTGCCTTATCCTTAAGTCTTTTTCCTTTCTCAGTTAAATTTATCAACACCTGCCTCTCATCGCCCTGGGACCTTTCTCTTGTCAGGAGACCCTGTTTCTCCATTCTCTTCAGCAAAGGAGTCAGGGTTCCGGAATCAAGAAATAGTCTTTCACCGAGTTCTTTCACAGTAAGCGGCTCCTTCTCCCAGAGAACAAGCATTGCCAGGTATTGGGGGTAGGTTATGCCGAATTCCGAAAGCAACGGTCTGTAAAGCCTTGTAACACCCCTTGAGCTGGAGTACAAAGCAAAACAAAGCTGATTGTCCAGTTTAAGGAGTTCTTCCCCTCTTGGAATCGCGACCCCTACTTTCTCACTCACATAACCGCCTCCTCAATCGCAGAACGAAATGTCTCGGGTTCCTCCTTCGGCTCGAATCTTCCAATTATTTCACCCTCTCGGTTAATCAAGAACTTCGTAAAGTTCCACTTCACTTTTCCTGAGAACTCCTTCTTCCCGCCACCTGAAGTAAGAAACTCATAGAGTGGATGAATGTCTTTCCCCTTCACGTGAATCTTCGAAAATAGCGGAAATGTAATGCCGAAGTTTGTACTGCAAAAAGCTTTTATATCTTCATCGCTTCCGGGCTCTTGGCCAAGAAAATCATTAGAAGGGAACCCTAGCACAACGAAATCTTTATCTTTGAATTCTTCAAAGATTTTCTGCAGACCGTCATACTGAGGAGTAAATCCGCATTTGCTGGCAGTATTCACCAACAACAGTACCTTCCCTTTGAAGTCTTCCATTGATTTATTCCATCCGTCAATCGTAGTCAGTTGAAAATCATAAATAGTCATTATTTCACCTCCAATATTATTGTACACTATTTAGTTGTACTATGGAAGCTTCCAAACTTCCAAACTTCATGAAAGCAGAAG
The sequence above is drawn from the Mesotoga sp. UBA6090 genome and encodes:
- a CDS encoding protein-L-isoaspartate O-methyltransferase family protein, with translation MRELLSFLKRAGYLTDPRLESALMELDRGDFVSPEVADEAYSDRALVSLASSGKICSTSTQPSLLISMIEELKLHEDHKVLDLGTGTGFCACLLGKMLTKGSVVSMETDKTVASIASRNLRRYLLSNVRIVIGDGRYGCKEEAMYDAMISTVALPGITVELFNQMKIGARSIVPIHRSYMNTPVFLFKKLDEITLRAEIRTGAVFMVVENSKPDPLYSDNEFSLELREGRFRKL
- a CDS encoding glutathione peroxidase, which produces MTIYDFQLTTIDGWNKSMEDFKGKVLLLVNTASKCGFTPQYDGLQKIFEEFKDKDFVVLGFPSNDFLGQEPGSDEDIKAFCSTNFGITFPLFSKIHVKGKDIHPLYEFLTSGGGKKEFSGKVKWNFTKFLINREGEIIGRFEPKEEPETFRSAIEEAVM
- a CDS encoding MarR family winged helix-turn-helix transcriptional regulator; translation: MSEKVGVAIPRGEELLKLDNQLCFALYSSSRGVTRLYRPLLSEFGITYPQYLAMLVLWEKEPLTVKELGERLFLDSGTLTPLLKRMEKQGLLTRERSQGDERQVLINLTEKGKRLKDKALAIPLKIADQVNISQSEFTSLLTSLKKLMKQINMGGSNNSPI
- a CDS encoding amidohydrolase; the encoded protein is MDLARIRHDLHEIPEIGFNEFKTQEYIMNFLDRLSVPYEKVAGTGILAEWKKVEGPFALFRADMDALPVFEETDAPFKSTYEGFMHACGHDVHMTILIGLIERVVRNDLKRNFLFLFQPAEEGGGGAAKCLSKLEQYEITEAWALHVNDEFPEGSVYTKPGVLFASAFEMDCTFKGRSAHVAFYKQGRDAIEGAMDFLHRVYSVDRGDSVLRFGLMQGGRVRNVVADFCTLYGTVRTKAFELSEKAILELEELGKEVATERGLKFSQEIGSKYPQVLVDGDLYDKLCTLVDVNPVEMKYVGEDFGVIAMKYPSVLFWLGTGRGEQHGLHNSRFLPADSVIEKGVEVFWKAANN
- a CDS encoding sulfite exporter TauE/SafE family protein, translating into MTVLQFAIIYIAGAVAGFMNVMAGGGSMVTLPVLMWIGLPPPIANATNRLGVIFESGIGVKTFRSGGMRFDKSILPAIVAATIGSVIGSMFVSTIPKDALEKVIAVALLAVVLLMLLKPKRLTFSRPSRALSTLIFFGVGFYGGFLQAGVGFFLIGAITFSYGFDLVRTNFTKILIVFIYTVFALVIFILNGMIYWIPGLVLAAGNIVGAYFAARLSIRKGSGFVRWILLIIVVANAIKYLLF